Below is a genomic region from Nocardioides panacis.
TCCCTGGTCACCGAGCTGGACCGGCGCGGGTTCGCGGTCGCGTCGGGGTCGGCGTGCACCGCGAGCAGCCTCGAGCCGTCGCACGTGCTGGCCGCCATGGGCGCACTCACCCACGGCAACGTGCGGGTCTCGCTGACCCGCGACACGACCGAGGCGGACGTCGACCGGCTGGTGGCCACCCTGCCTGATGTCCTCGCGCAGCTGCGGCCCTGAGAGGATCCGCCCATGGACGCCGACGTGGAGCTCGACTGCCGGGGCATGCTGTGCCCGCTGCCGATCATCCGGCTGGCCAACAACCTGGGTGACATCGCCGTCGGCGCGACGATGGCGGTGGTGGCCGAGGACCCGGCCGCCCGCCCGGACGTCGCGGCCTGGTGCCGGATGCGCGGCCAGGAGTACCTCGGCGAGGACCTCGCCGAGGACGGGGTCCCCCGCTTCGTGGTCCGGCGGCTGCGGTGACCCACGTCGTCTACAACTCCTTCAACGGACGGTTCTCCGACAACCCCCGGGCGATCTTCGAGCGGCTCCGCGACCGGCCCGGGTTCGAGCACACCTGGCTGATGGACCCCGCGCACGCCGCCGCGTTCCCCGCGGGCGTGCGGACCGTGCGGATCGACGGACCCGGGGCGCGGCACGCCCTGGAGGACGCCGACCTGGTCGTCGCCGGCACGCACACCGAGGTCGACTGGACCAAGTCACCCGGGACGACGTACCTGCAGACCTGGCACGGCACGCCGCTCAAGCGGATCCACTACGACGTGCTGCTGGTGCCCCCGGGGCGGCTGGACTACCTGGACCTGGACGTCGCCCGCTGGGACGTGCTGCTCTCGCCGAACCCGGCGAGCACCCCGCGGCTGCGCAAGGCGTTCGGCTTCGACGGCCCGGTCTGGGAGACCGGTTACCCCCGCAACGACCTGCTGCTCGCCCCGGAGGCCGCCGTCACCCGGGACGCGGTGCGCCGCGGGCTGGGCCTCGACGACGACGAGACCGCGGTGCTGTACGCCCCGACCTGGCGCGACGACGAGAAGTTCGACGAGAGCGTGCCCGTGGTGCCGATGCACCTCCAGCTGGGGGCGCTGGCCCGGAGGCTCGACGAGGCCGGCGGCCGGCACCGG
It encodes:
- a CDS encoding sulfurtransferase TusA family protein, with translation MDADVELDCRGMLCPLPIIRLANNLGDIAVGATMAVVAEDPAARPDVAAWCRMRGQEYLGEDLAEDGVPRFVVRRLR
- a CDS encoding CDP-glycerol glycerophosphotransferase family protein, translating into MTHVVYNSFNGRFSDNPRAIFERLRDRPGFEHTWLMDPAHAAAFPAGVRTVRIDGPGARHALEDADLVVAGTHTEVDWTKSPGTTYLQTWHGTPLKRIHYDVLLVPPGRLDYLDLDVARWDVLLSPNPASTPRLRKAFGFDGPVWETGYPRNDLLLAPEAAVTRDAVRRGLGLDDDETAVLYAPTWRDDEKFDESVPVVPMHLQLGALARRLDEAGGRHRVLARLHNLMTDRSRAEEAPGVVDVSFYRDVSELYLAADVLVTDYSSVMFDFALTGRPIVYYAYDLDRFRDEIRGFYFDLLPQAPGPVARTEDELVEALTHLDPAAFAGRYATFRATYGGLEDGHATDRVLERLGLAGPLEDAAVRGAGS